In Osmerus eperlanus chromosome 17, fOsmEpe2.1, whole genome shotgun sequence, a single genomic region encodes these proteins:
- the ptpro gene encoding receptor-type tyrosine-protein phosphatase O isoform X2 yields the protein MLSALLYPIYLLCCIQSAMSFQVTVRDEDWIVAALEPSDLQENATAYAARVTGEPQRTQLVQYQNLSDPSPLVFNASHHGMCYTVGLLVKEGKAWSKPVKIVAILTKPLPVDSVLISDYRESPETGVVFEISSPPNNVFSRVNISYTEGREQSSMLYKDFYKGKTVFRHWLPGTCYSNITFRLISEATVNRSTLARRSDVTHEPRHHRTVPNPPLNISRKIVHLSQRGVTSGVLPDATPSRKARDVPLIQEEEEETQVGGEEATSEEALGGTVATRLLDSLEDGGANGTDGGAKAGANDTAEEESVTRPYWPDPTGSPPPTEDEFVNAVVTEYEDSNEPGSAMGLTPEPSVTPTHLPPILLELRWLPPHPPTSYDGFNIYLYRDGNSTETATVDENTHEFFTELTEPGIYRVLVTTLSSSGDCEPRESTANSGFTFYLSPSGEWLEQPRERPQAVSVRMLGSSTAAAVSWGSSAESHNGSLVSVLSLTCLKPSLSQRMETTYCSEENTTSDIINNLTPGAQYRVVVYHTNGPLVSPPSEPVIIDIELTGVRELVVYPLSPTAVILSWQRRYHVAFRKYILQTFFFNPVTLASEWTTYYEIAATGSVVASMRVTDLLPAWYYSFRVTMVTWGDPPLSCCNSPTVSYITAPEAPHITSVDYSQGVLYVRWTYGELFIDLSHSRMLHWQVAAQGKKGPKKNYSIDVTRNVMRASMPLPPGDIYSLTVTACTEHRRNASVPNVIKLEPAPPKSLYAVNATHSSVTLLWTEDGVVDSYQILCKILGPNKELKAREPQTAQSHVVTVLDLLPSVSYNCTVTSFSYNTPSKPAFITITTVAKEMNPSVAAISALAILSVLLISLLVLFLLVLRRKHLQMARECGAETFVNFASFERDGKLPYNWSKTALKKRKLTSLVQLDDFDAYLKEMSKDSAYKFSLQFEELKSVGLDLSHDAADLPINRPKNRYTNILPYDFSRVKLFSMHNDEGSDYINANYIPGYKSPTEYIATQGPLPETRNDFWKMVLQQKSHIVVMLTQCNERRRVKCDHYWPFTDEPVLYGEISVEMLSETESPEWTIRNFQLGYADESQDVLHLNYTSWPDHGVPTVNAIESILQFVHIVRQQANRTKDPIIVHCSAGVGRTGTFIALDRLMQHIREHEFADILGMVSEMRSNRLSMVQTEEQYVFIHQCVMLMWKKKKLQSLTSDVIYENVSKT from the exons agtgcTATGTCCTTCCAGGTGACGGTACGAGATGAGGACTGGATCGTGGCGGCGCTGGAACCTTCCGACCTGCAGGAGAACGCCACGGCCTACGCCGCCCGGGTCACGGGAGAGCCCCAGAGGACACAGCTGGTCCAGTACCAGAACCTGAGCGACCCGTCGCCGCTGGTCTTCAACGCCTCCCACCACGGAATGTGCTACACAGTGGGCTTGCTGGTCAAAGAGGGCAAGGCGTGGTCCAAACCAGTCAAGATTGTGGCCATCCTCACAA AGCCTCTTCCTGTGGACAGCGTGCTGATCTCAGACTACAGGGAGTCCCCAGAGACCGGGGTGGTGTTTGAGATCTCCTCCCCGCCCAACAACGTCTTCAGCCGGGTCAACATCAGCTACACGGAGGGGAGGGAGCAAAGCTCCATGCTCTACAAAG ATTTCTACAAGGGGAAGACGGTGTTCAGACACTGGTTGCCGGGGACGTGCTACAGCAACATCACCTTCCGCCTGATCTCGGAGGCCACGGTCAACAGGAGCACGCTGGCGCGCCGCAGTGACGTCACCCACGAGCCGCGCCACCACAGGAcgg TGCCCAACCCTCCCCTCAACATCTCCCGCAAGATCGTCCACCTGAGCCAGAGAGGGGTCACCAGCGGCGTGCTCCCCGACGCCACGCCGTCCCGCAAGGCCCGAGACGTCCCCCTcatccaggaggaggaggaggagacccaGGTGGGCGGGGAGGAAGCGACCTCGGAGGAAGCGCTGGGCGGGACCGTCGCCACGCGGCTCCTCGACAGCCTCGAGGACGGCGGCGCCAACGGCACGGACGGCGGCGCCAAAGCGGGCGCCAACGACACGGCCGAGGAGGAGAGCGTCACTCGGCCCTATTGGCCGGATCCTACGGGGAGCCCACCCCCTACGGAAGACGAGTTTGTCAACGCGGTGGTGACGGAGTACGAGGACTCCAACGAGCCGGGGTCGGCCATGGGGCTGACCCCGGAGCCCTCCGTCACCCCCACCCACCTGCCCCCCATCCTGTTGGAGCTGCGCTGGCTGCCCccgcacccccccacctcctacgACGGCTTCAACATCTACCTGTACCGCGATG GTAACTCCACAGAGACAGCTACGGTGGACGAGAACACTCACGAGTTCTTCACTGAGCTGACGGAACCGGGAATTTACCGGGTTCTAGTGACCACGCTTAGTTCCTCTGGGGACTGTGAGCCCAGAGAGAGCACCGCTAACTCTGGCTTCACCTTCTACCTCA GTCCGAGCGGGGAGTGGCTGGAGCAGCCCCGCGAGCGGCCCCAGGCGGTCAGTGTGAGGATGCTGGGCTCCAGCACGGCGGCCGCGGTGTCCTGGGGCTCCTCCGCCGAGAGCCACAACGGCAGCCTGGTGTccgtcctctccctcacctgcctCAAGCCCAGCCTCAGCCAGCGCATGGAGACCACCTACTGCAGCGAG GAGAACACCACCAGCGACATCATCAACAACCTGACCCCAGGGGCTCAGTATAGGGTGGTGGTCTACCACACCAACGGACCCCTCGTCAGCCCCCCCTCCGAACCCGTCATCATCGACATAG AGCTAACGGGAGTGCGGGAGCTGGTGGTGTACCCGCTGAGCCCTACGGCGGTTATTCTGAGCTGGCAGAGGCGGTACCACGTAGCCTTCCGCAAGTACATCCTCCAGACGTTCTTCTTCAACCCCGTCACCCTGGCTTCAGAGTGGACCACCTACTATGAGATCGCCGCCACCGGTTCCGTGGTCGCCTCCATG AGAGTGACAGATCTGCTGCCCGCCTGGTACTATAGTTTccgtgttaccatggtgacttGGGGCGACCCACCACTCAGTTGCTGCAACAGCCCCACAGTGAGCTACATCACAG CCCCGGAGGCCCCCCACATCACCTCCGTGGACTACTCCCAGGGCGTCCTGTACGTGCGCTGGACCTATGGCGAGCTCTTCATCGACCTGTCTCACTCCAGGATGCTCCACTGGCAGGTGGCCGCCCAGGGCAAGAAGGGCCCCAAGAAGAACTACTCCATCGAT GTGACTCGCAACGTGATGCGGGCCAGCATGCCTCTGCCACCTGGAGATATCTACAGTCTGACCGTGACGGCATGCACCGAGCACAGGAGGAACGCCTCTGTGCCCAACGTCATCAAACTAG AGCCTGCACCACCCAAGTCTCTGTATGCTGTGAACGCCACCCACTCGTCTGTGACCTTGCTGTGGACGGAGGATGGGGTGGTGGACTCCTACCAGATCCTCTGCAAGATCCTGGGACCCAACAAAGAGCTCAAG gcgcGGGAGCCCCAGACTGCCCAGTCCCACGTGGTAACAGTGCTAGACTTGCTGCCCTCTGTCTCCTACAACTGCACTGTGACCAGCTTCAGCTACAACACCCCCAGCAAACCAGCCTTCATCACCATCACGACTGTGG CTAAAGAGATGAACCCCAGCGTGGCGGCCATCTCGGCTCTGGCTATCCTCAGTGTCCTCCTCATCAGCCTCctggtcctcttcctcctggtgCTGCGGCGGAAACATCTCCAGATGGCCAG AGAGTGTGGAGCAGAAACCTTCGTGAATTTCGCTTCTTTCGAGAGAGACGGGAAACTGCCCTACAACTG GAGCAAGACTGCTTTAAAGAAACGGAAGCTTACAAG CTTGGTCCAACTGGATGACTTTGACGCCTACCTGAAGGAAATGAGCAAGGACTCTGCTTACAAGTTCTCCTTGCAGTTTGAG GAGCTGAAGAGTGTGGGACTGGACCTGTCCCATGATGCAGCTGACCTGCCCATCAACAGGCCCAAGAATCGCTACACCAACATCCTCCCCT ACGACTTTAGCCGGGTGAAGCTGTTCTCGATGCACAACGATGAGGGCTCCGACTACATCAACGCTAACTACATACCG GGTTACAAGTCCCCCACGGAGTACATCGCCACCCAGGGCCCCCTCCCGGAGACGAGGAACGACTTCTGGAAGATGGTGCTCCAGCAGAAGTCCCACATCGTCGTCATGCTGACGCAGTGCAACGAGAGGCGGAGG GTGAAGTGTGACCACTACTGGCCGTTCACGGACGAGCCGGTGTTGTATGGAGAGATCAGCGTGGAGATGTTGTCTGAGACGGAGTCTCCAGAGTGGACCATCAGGAACTTCCAACTAGGCTAC GCTGACGAGTCTCAGGACGTGCTGCACCTGAACTACACGTCCTGGCCCGACCACGGCGTGCCCACGGTCAACGCCATCGAGAGCATCCTGCAGTTCGTCCACATTGTGCGCCAGCAGGCCAACAGGACCAAAGACCCCATCATAGTGCACTGCAG CGCTGGCGTGGGGAGGACGGGGACCTTCATCGCCCTGGATCGTCTGATGCAGCACATACGGGAGCACGAGTTTGCGGACATCCTGGGCATGGTGTCGGAGATGCGCTCCAACCGTCTCTCCATGGTGCAGACCGAG
- the ptpro gene encoding receptor-type tyrosine-protein phosphatase O isoform X1, which produces MLSALLYPIYLLCCIQSAMSFQVTVRDEDWIVAALEPSDLQENATAYAARVTGEPQRTQLVQYQNLSDPSPLVFNASHHGMCYTVGLLVKEGKAWSKPVKIVAILTKPLPVDSVLISDYRESPETGVVFEISSPPNNVFSRVNISYTEGREQSSMLYKDFYKGKTVFRHWLPGTCYSNITFRLISEATVNRSTLARRSDVTHEPRHHRTVPNPPLNISRKIVHLSQRGVTSGVLPDATPSRKARDVPLIQEEEEETQVGGEEATSEEALGGTVATRLLDSLEDGGANGTDGGAKAGANDTAEEESVTRPYWPDPTGSPPPTEDEFVNAVVTEYEDSNEPGSAMGLTPEPSVTPTHLPPILLELRWLPPHPPTSYDGFNIYLYRDGNSTETATVDENTHEFFTELTEPGIYRVLVTTLSSSGDCEPRESTANSGFTFYLSPSGEWLEQPRERPQAVSVRMLGSSTAAAVSWGSSAESHNGSLVSVLSLTCLKPSLSQRMETTYCSEENTTSDIINNLTPGAQYRVVVYHTNGPLVSPPSEPVIIDIELTGVRELVVYPLSPTAVILSWQRRYHVAFRKYILQTFFFNPVTLASEWTTYYEIAATGSVVASMRVTDLLPAWYYSFRVTMVTWGDPPLSCCNSPTVSYITAPEAPHITSVDYSQGVLYVRWTYGELFIDLSHSRMLHWQVAAQGKKGPKKNYSIDVTRNVMRASMPLPPGDIYSLTVTACTEHRRNASVPNVIKLEPAPPKSLYAVNATHSSVTLLWTEDGVVDSYQILCKILGPNKELKAREPQTAQSHVVTVLDLLPSVSYNCTVTSFSYNTPSKPAFITITTVAKEMNPSVAAISALAILSVLLISLLVLFLLVLRRKHLQMARECGAETFVNFASFERDGKLPYNWRRSLFAFLTLLPSCLWTDYLLAFYINPWSKTALKKRKLTSLVQLDDFDAYLKEMSKDSAYKFSLQFEELKSVGLDLSHDAADLPINRPKNRYTNILPYDFSRVKLFSMHNDEGSDYINANYIPGYKSPTEYIATQGPLPETRNDFWKMVLQQKSHIVVMLTQCNERRRVKCDHYWPFTDEPVLYGEISVEMLSETESPEWTIRNFQLGYADESQDVLHLNYTSWPDHGVPTVNAIESILQFVHIVRQQANRTKDPIIVHCSAGVGRTGTFIALDRLMQHIREHEFADILGMVSEMRSNRLSMVQTEEQYVFIHQCVMLMWKKKKLQSLTSDVIYENVSKT; this is translated from the exons agtgcTATGTCCTTCCAGGTGACGGTACGAGATGAGGACTGGATCGTGGCGGCGCTGGAACCTTCCGACCTGCAGGAGAACGCCACGGCCTACGCCGCCCGGGTCACGGGAGAGCCCCAGAGGACACAGCTGGTCCAGTACCAGAACCTGAGCGACCCGTCGCCGCTGGTCTTCAACGCCTCCCACCACGGAATGTGCTACACAGTGGGCTTGCTGGTCAAAGAGGGCAAGGCGTGGTCCAAACCAGTCAAGATTGTGGCCATCCTCACAA AGCCTCTTCCTGTGGACAGCGTGCTGATCTCAGACTACAGGGAGTCCCCAGAGACCGGGGTGGTGTTTGAGATCTCCTCCCCGCCCAACAACGTCTTCAGCCGGGTCAACATCAGCTACACGGAGGGGAGGGAGCAAAGCTCCATGCTCTACAAAG ATTTCTACAAGGGGAAGACGGTGTTCAGACACTGGTTGCCGGGGACGTGCTACAGCAACATCACCTTCCGCCTGATCTCGGAGGCCACGGTCAACAGGAGCACGCTGGCGCGCCGCAGTGACGTCACCCACGAGCCGCGCCACCACAGGAcgg TGCCCAACCCTCCCCTCAACATCTCCCGCAAGATCGTCCACCTGAGCCAGAGAGGGGTCACCAGCGGCGTGCTCCCCGACGCCACGCCGTCCCGCAAGGCCCGAGACGTCCCCCTcatccaggaggaggaggaggagacccaGGTGGGCGGGGAGGAAGCGACCTCGGAGGAAGCGCTGGGCGGGACCGTCGCCACGCGGCTCCTCGACAGCCTCGAGGACGGCGGCGCCAACGGCACGGACGGCGGCGCCAAAGCGGGCGCCAACGACACGGCCGAGGAGGAGAGCGTCACTCGGCCCTATTGGCCGGATCCTACGGGGAGCCCACCCCCTACGGAAGACGAGTTTGTCAACGCGGTGGTGACGGAGTACGAGGACTCCAACGAGCCGGGGTCGGCCATGGGGCTGACCCCGGAGCCCTCCGTCACCCCCACCCACCTGCCCCCCATCCTGTTGGAGCTGCGCTGGCTGCCCccgcacccccccacctcctacgACGGCTTCAACATCTACCTGTACCGCGATG GTAACTCCACAGAGACAGCTACGGTGGACGAGAACACTCACGAGTTCTTCACTGAGCTGACGGAACCGGGAATTTACCGGGTTCTAGTGACCACGCTTAGTTCCTCTGGGGACTGTGAGCCCAGAGAGAGCACCGCTAACTCTGGCTTCACCTTCTACCTCA GTCCGAGCGGGGAGTGGCTGGAGCAGCCCCGCGAGCGGCCCCAGGCGGTCAGTGTGAGGATGCTGGGCTCCAGCACGGCGGCCGCGGTGTCCTGGGGCTCCTCCGCCGAGAGCCACAACGGCAGCCTGGTGTccgtcctctccctcacctgcctCAAGCCCAGCCTCAGCCAGCGCATGGAGACCACCTACTGCAGCGAG GAGAACACCACCAGCGACATCATCAACAACCTGACCCCAGGGGCTCAGTATAGGGTGGTGGTCTACCACACCAACGGACCCCTCGTCAGCCCCCCCTCCGAACCCGTCATCATCGACATAG AGCTAACGGGAGTGCGGGAGCTGGTGGTGTACCCGCTGAGCCCTACGGCGGTTATTCTGAGCTGGCAGAGGCGGTACCACGTAGCCTTCCGCAAGTACATCCTCCAGACGTTCTTCTTCAACCCCGTCACCCTGGCTTCAGAGTGGACCACCTACTATGAGATCGCCGCCACCGGTTCCGTGGTCGCCTCCATG AGAGTGACAGATCTGCTGCCCGCCTGGTACTATAGTTTccgtgttaccatggtgacttGGGGCGACCCACCACTCAGTTGCTGCAACAGCCCCACAGTGAGCTACATCACAG CCCCGGAGGCCCCCCACATCACCTCCGTGGACTACTCCCAGGGCGTCCTGTACGTGCGCTGGACCTATGGCGAGCTCTTCATCGACCTGTCTCACTCCAGGATGCTCCACTGGCAGGTGGCCGCCCAGGGCAAGAAGGGCCCCAAGAAGAACTACTCCATCGAT GTGACTCGCAACGTGATGCGGGCCAGCATGCCTCTGCCACCTGGAGATATCTACAGTCTGACCGTGACGGCATGCACCGAGCACAGGAGGAACGCCTCTGTGCCCAACGTCATCAAACTAG AGCCTGCACCACCCAAGTCTCTGTATGCTGTGAACGCCACCCACTCGTCTGTGACCTTGCTGTGGACGGAGGATGGGGTGGTGGACTCCTACCAGATCCTCTGCAAGATCCTGGGACCCAACAAAGAGCTCAAG gcgcGGGAGCCCCAGACTGCCCAGTCCCACGTGGTAACAGTGCTAGACTTGCTGCCCTCTGTCTCCTACAACTGCACTGTGACCAGCTTCAGCTACAACACCCCCAGCAAACCAGCCTTCATCACCATCACGACTGTGG CTAAAGAGATGAACCCCAGCGTGGCGGCCATCTCGGCTCTGGCTATCCTCAGTGTCCTCCTCATCAGCCTCctggtcctcttcctcctggtgCTGCGGCGGAAACATCTCCAGATGGCCAG AGAGTGTGGAGCAGAAACCTTCGTGAATTTCGCTTCTTTCGAGAGAGACGGGAAACTGCCCTACAACTG GCGAAGAAGCCTGTTTGCCTTCCTTACCCTACTGCCATCCTGCCTTTGGACTGACTATCTTTTGGCTTTTTATATTAATCCTTG GAGCAAGACTGCTTTAAAGAAACGGAAGCTTACAAG CTTGGTCCAACTGGATGACTTTGACGCCTACCTGAAGGAAATGAGCAAGGACTCTGCTTACAAGTTCTCCTTGCAGTTTGAG GAGCTGAAGAGTGTGGGACTGGACCTGTCCCATGATGCAGCTGACCTGCCCATCAACAGGCCCAAGAATCGCTACACCAACATCCTCCCCT ACGACTTTAGCCGGGTGAAGCTGTTCTCGATGCACAACGATGAGGGCTCCGACTACATCAACGCTAACTACATACCG GGTTACAAGTCCCCCACGGAGTACATCGCCACCCAGGGCCCCCTCCCGGAGACGAGGAACGACTTCTGGAAGATGGTGCTCCAGCAGAAGTCCCACATCGTCGTCATGCTGACGCAGTGCAACGAGAGGCGGAGG GTGAAGTGTGACCACTACTGGCCGTTCACGGACGAGCCGGTGTTGTATGGAGAGATCAGCGTGGAGATGTTGTCTGAGACGGAGTCTCCAGAGTGGACCATCAGGAACTTCCAACTAGGCTAC GCTGACGAGTCTCAGGACGTGCTGCACCTGAACTACACGTCCTGGCCCGACCACGGCGTGCCCACGGTCAACGCCATCGAGAGCATCCTGCAGTTCGTCCACATTGTGCGCCAGCAGGCCAACAGGACCAAAGACCCCATCATAGTGCACTGCAG CGCTGGCGTGGGGAGGACGGGGACCTTCATCGCCCTGGATCGTCTGATGCAGCACATACGGGAGCACGAGTTTGCGGACATCCTGGGCATGGTGTCGGAGATGCGCTCCAACCGTCTCTCCATGGTGCAGACCGAG
- the ptpro gene encoding receptor-type tyrosine-protein phosphatase O isoform X3 yields the protein MLSALLYPIYLLCCIQSAMSFQVTVRDEDWIVAALEPSDLQENATAYAARVTGEPQRTQLVQYQNLSDPSPLVFNASHHGMCYTVGLLVKEGKAWSKPVKIVAILTKPLPVDSVLISDYRESPETGVVFEISSPPNNVFSRVNISYTEGREQSSMLYKDFYKGKTVFRHWLPGTCYSNITFRLISEATVNRSTLARRSDVTHEPRHHRTVPNPPLNISRKIVHLSQRGVTSGVLPDATPSRKARDVPLIQEEEEETQVGGEEATSEEALGGTVATRLLDSLEDGGANGTDGGAKAGANDTAEEESVTRPYWPDPTGSPPPTEDEFVNAVVTEYEDSNEPGSAMGLTPEPSVTPTHLPPILLELRWLPPHPPTSYDGFNIYLYRDGNSTETATVDENTHEFFTELTEPGIYRVLVTTLSSSGDCEPRESTANSGFTFYLSPSGEWLEQPRERPQAVSVRMLGSSTAAAVSWGSSAESHNGSLVSVLSLTCLKPSLSQRMETTYCSEENTTSDIINNLTPGAQYRVVVYHTNGPLVSPPSEPVIIDIELTGVRELVVYPLSPTAVILSWQRRYHVAFRKYILQTFFFNPVTLASEWTTYYEIAATGSVVASMRVTDLLPAWYYSFRVTMVTWGDPPLSCCNSPTVSYITAPEAPHITSVDYSQGVLYVRWTYGELFIDLSHSRMLHWQVAAQGKKGPKKNYSIDVTRNVMRASMPLPPGDIYSLTVTACTEHRRNASVPNVIKLEPAPPKSLYAVNATHSSVTLLWTEDGVVDSYQILCKILGPNKELKAREPQTAQSHVVTVLDLLPSVSYNCTVTSFSYNTPSKPAFITITTVAKEMNPSVAAISALAILSVLLISLLVLFLLVLRRKHLQMARECGAETFVNFASFERDGKLPYNCLVQLDDFDAYLKEMSKDSAYKFSLQFEELKSVGLDLSHDAADLPINRPKNRYTNILPYDFSRVKLFSMHNDEGSDYINANYIPGYKSPTEYIATQGPLPETRNDFWKMVLQQKSHIVVMLTQCNERRRVKCDHYWPFTDEPVLYGEISVEMLSETESPEWTIRNFQLGYADESQDVLHLNYTSWPDHGVPTVNAIESILQFVHIVRQQANRTKDPIIVHCSAGVGRTGTFIALDRLMQHIREHEFADILGMVSEMRSNRLSMVQTEEQYVFIHQCVMLMWKKKKLQSLTSDVIYENVSKT from the exons agtgcTATGTCCTTCCAGGTGACGGTACGAGATGAGGACTGGATCGTGGCGGCGCTGGAACCTTCCGACCTGCAGGAGAACGCCACGGCCTACGCCGCCCGGGTCACGGGAGAGCCCCAGAGGACACAGCTGGTCCAGTACCAGAACCTGAGCGACCCGTCGCCGCTGGTCTTCAACGCCTCCCACCACGGAATGTGCTACACAGTGGGCTTGCTGGTCAAAGAGGGCAAGGCGTGGTCCAAACCAGTCAAGATTGTGGCCATCCTCACAA AGCCTCTTCCTGTGGACAGCGTGCTGATCTCAGACTACAGGGAGTCCCCAGAGACCGGGGTGGTGTTTGAGATCTCCTCCCCGCCCAACAACGTCTTCAGCCGGGTCAACATCAGCTACACGGAGGGGAGGGAGCAAAGCTCCATGCTCTACAAAG ATTTCTACAAGGGGAAGACGGTGTTCAGACACTGGTTGCCGGGGACGTGCTACAGCAACATCACCTTCCGCCTGATCTCGGAGGCCACGGTCAACAGGAGCACGCTGGCGCGCCGCAGTGACGTCACCCACGAGCCGCGCCACCACAGGAcgg TGCCCAACCCTCCCCTCAACATCTCCCGCAAGATCGTCCACCTGAGCCAGAGAGGGGTCACCAGCGGCGTGCTCCCCGACGCCACGCCGTCCCGCAAGGCCCGAGACGTCCCCCTcatccaggaggaggaggaggagacccaGGTGGGCGGGGAGGAAGCGACCTCGGAGGAAGCGCTGGGCGGGACCGTCGCCACGCGGCTCCTCGACAGCCTCGAGGACGGCGGCGCCAACGGCACGGACGGCGGCGCCAAAGCGGGCGCCAACGACACGGCCGAGGAGGAGAGCGTCACTCGGCCCTATTGGCCGGATCCTACGGGGAGCCCACCCCCTACGGAAGACGAGTTTGTCAACGCGGTGGTGACGGAGTACGAGGACTCCAACGAGCCGGGGTCGGCCATGGGGCTGACCCCGGAGCCCTCCGTCACCCCCACCCACCTGCCCCCCATCCTGTTGGAGCTGCGCTGGCTGCCCccgcacccccccacctcctacgACGGCTTCAACATCTACCTGTACCGCGATG GTAACTCCACAGAGACAGCTACGGTGGACGAGAACACTCACGAGTTCTTCACTGAGCTGACGGAACCGGGAATTTACCGGGTTCTAGTGACCACGCTTAGTTCCTCTGGGGACTGTGAGCCCAGAGAGAGCACCGCTAACTCTGGCTTCACCTTCTACCTCA GTCCGAGCGGGGAGTGGCTGGAGCAGCCCCGCGAGCGGCCCCAGGCGGTCAGTGTGAGGATGCTGGGCTCCAGCACGGCGGCCGCGGTGTCCTGGGGCTCCTCCGCCGAGAGCCACAACGGCAGCCTGGTGTccgtcctctccctcacctgcctCAAGCCCAGCCTCAGCCAGCGCATGGAGACCACCTACTGCAGCGAG GAGAACACCACCAGCGACATCATCAACAACCTGACCCCAGGGGCTCAGTATAGGGTGGTGGTCTACCACACCAACGGACCCCTCGTCAGCCCCCCCTCCGAACCCGTCATCATCGACATAG AGCTAACGGGAGTGCGGGAGCTGGTGGTGTACCCGCTGAGCCCTACGGCGGTTATTCTGAGCTGGCAGAGGCGGTACCACGTAGCCTTCCGCAAGTACATCCTCCAGACGTTCTTCTTCAACCCCGTCACCCTGGCTTCAGAGTGGACCACCTACTATGAGATCGCCGCCACCGGTTCCGTGGTCGCCTCCATG AGAGTGACAGATCTGCTGCCCGCCTGGTACTATAGTTTccgtgttaccatggtgacttGGGGCGACCCACCACTCAGTTGCTGCAACAGCCCCACAGTGAGCTACATCACAG CCCCGGAGGCCCCCCACATCACCTCCGTGGACTACTCCCAGGGCGTCCTGTACGTGCGCTGGACCTATGGCGAGCTCTTCATCGACCTGTCTCACTCCAGGATGCTCCACTGGCAGGTGGCCGCCCAGGGCAAGAAGGGCCCCAAGAAGAACTACTCCATCGAT GTGACTCGCAACGTGATGCGGGCCAGCATGCCTCTGCCACCTGGAGATATCTACAGTCTGACCGTGACGGCATGCACCGAGCACAGGAGGAACGCCTCTGTGCCCAACGTCATCAAACTAG AGCCTGCACCACCCAAGTCTCTGTATGCTGTGAACGCCACCCACTCGTCTGTGACCTTGCTGTGGACGGAGGATGGGGTGGTGGACTCCTACCAGATCCTCTGCAAGATCCTGGGACCCAACAAAGAGCTCAAG gcgcGGGAGCCCCAGACTGCCCAGTCCCACGTGGTAACAGTGCTAGACTTGCTGCCCTCTGTCTCCTACAACTGCACTGTGACCAGCTTCAGCTACAACACCCCCAGCAAACCAGCCTTCATCACCATCACGACTGTGG CTAAAGAGATGAACCCCAGCGTGGCGGCCATCTCGGCTCTGGCTATCCTCAGTGTCCTCCTCATCAGCCTCctggtcctcttcctcctggtgCTGCGGCGGAAACATCTCCAGATGGCCAG AGAGTGTGGAGCAGAAACCTTCGTGAATTTCGCTTCTTTCGAGAGAGACGGGAAACTGCCCTACAACTG CTTGGTCCAACTGGATGACTTTGACGCCTACCTGAAGGAAATGAGCAAGGACTCTGCTTACAAGTTCTCCTTGCAGTTTGAG GAGCTGAAGAGTGTGGGACTGGACCTGTCCCATGATGCAGCTGACCTGCCCATCAACAGGCCCAAGAATCGCTACACCAACATCCTCCCCT ACGACTTTAGCCGGGTGAAGCTGTTCTCGATGCACAACGATGAGGGCTCCGACTACATCAACGCTAACTACATACCG GGTTACAAGTCCCCCACGGAGTACATCGCCACCCAGGGCCCCCTCCCGGAGACGAGGAACGACTTCTGGAAGATGGTGCTCCAGCAGAAGTCCCACATCGTCGTCATGCTGACGCAGTGCAACGAGAGGCGGAGG GTGAAGTGTGACCACTACTGGCCGTTCACGGACGAGCCGGTGTTGTATGGAGAGATCAGCGTGGAGATGTTGTCTGAGACGGAGTCTCCAGAGTGGACCATCAGGAACTTCCAACTAGGCTAC GCTGACGAGTCTCAGGACGTGCTGCACCTGAACTACACGTCCTGGCCCGACCACGGCGTGCCCACGGTCAACGCCATCGAGAGCATCCTGCAGTTCGTCCACATTGTGCGCCAGCAGGCCAACAGGACCAAAGACCCCATCATAGTGCACTGCAG CGCTGGCGTGGGGAGGACGGGGACCTTCATCGCCCTGGATCGTCTGATGCAGCACATACGGGAGCACGAGTTTGCGGACATCCTGGGCATGGTGTCGGAGATGCGCTCCAACCGTCTCTCCATGGTGCAGACCGAG